CCACAACTGGTTTCGACCTACCATGGCTTAATCGGGAGAGCGGCATTAGCTCCCGACTAGTTTGTACACGGAAGGCCAACCCCATTTTCAAAGCTCTTAAGGGATGTATTCTTTCTATCATAGAACTCCTAGCACAAATCGCTCCGACACCACTCTCACAAACCCAATTATTTCTTCCCTCTTGCATCATTCACTCACCATGATGACACCAACAAACTCCACTTCAAGGTTATACAAGTGTGGGAGGACACGTGGACACAAGTCTTTTGATCCTTTGCATCATATTTTTGTACGGATGGGGACGCGGAACAACCGATCCGTGTCGATAGCATgttcatgaatcatatttttagaaaatattttagaatgaTTGACATTATTACTTACAATAGCTATGACACACCATAATAATGGGATTTATCCTCAATCGGATGGTGGTTTTGACCACTATGTCTAGTGCGGCTTGGCCGGTCTTGGCGGCGGAAGTAATGGTGGCCGATCGACGGTGATAAAAAAGGCcttgaaaattcttttcttgaAGAGGGTATCATCATTTTCTAGTGGATATTTTGTTTGCCCAAAATGGTCATTCTTTTTAAATCAAGTATATAGTTTCCATTAACGGAATTCTTTTGCCTTGTACCAAAAACTACGGATTTTTCTCTTTCGTTTGGGTAAATCTCAATAAGTCTTGGTAGTTATCCCTTATAACTTGCCaatcgagaaaattatccaaaaaatcataaacctattgtacagtggccaattcagtcttacaCTTTTCagtaaaccttttgacaacttgctaatttaatcctaaaccttttaattgtgtcaatttagtcccaaatctttgatgatttgccaatttagtcattccagccaattttgattagaaatcgtTAAAGTGGTGGTGTAGTCAGCGCTACCATCCTACATGACATGGCCGCCGCTTACGTGGTtactctttatatatatatattattttcttgaattattataggtattttttttacttttcctttttcttttctttcttttcttcttcctcaaccaGGTCGCCAGGCCTCAACAATGGCCAGCGATCGGGCAGAGGTGAGCATTGGTGAGGTCAACCTCTCCTCGCCTTGGTGAGGCTTGACCCTCGCCATGGCGAGGACAAGCCTAGCCAGAGGTTagtgaggtcggcctcgccggccGTTGCCTGCGGTCGATTGCCGGACATCACTAATGCCTAACGATCGGCTAGAGGaagggggaaagaaaagaaacaaaaaagacgatgaaaaggaaaaataaaatataaaaatataacaaatgagaataattaaaaaaatataaatgaaattATCTAAGTCAATAACGGCTGTGCCACATAGGAATGTTGACGCTGATTAGACTGCCACATTAAccatttctagctaaaattgaccggaagaaCTAAAGTAGCAAATCgttagaaggtttaggactaaattggcaaatgatcacaaggtttaagactaaattggcaagttgtcaaaatagtgaggaataaattgacaaattgaaaagtttaagactgaattggccgccatgcaataggtttaagactttttggtcGATTTTTCCCTTGTTGGTATCTTACCTATACTTAAATGAAACTACCAACTTTTCTTATTCCTTGTTGATCAGCAATTTTATACTTCTTTACAAAGTTCTATTTGCATAATTTCCTAACACTTCgaatttactaacttttataTAAAATTTCCAAGCTAAATTGGAGTAATTTAAGAACTTTTGTCATGTTTAATtacaaattaattttggaatttcaACTCTTATCTGAGTTACTTACTgactctcactttttttttaacttatcaactttttttattgaGTTACAATTTTTATTTGCCTTGGGTGAACAAACCTTTCTATTAAATTCAGGGTTGACCACCCTAAATTAgcatgatttatcaatttttctctCATTAATTTGTCACTAGAATCGGCTTACAAACTCTTATTGAGTTACCAacgtttattttcttttttatttgatttccaTCCTTgtcatttacaaaattttatttgcatttcttaACGACGCCTTTTATTttgaaactttaaaaaaataattaccaacCTTAACTAGGGTAActtatcaagtttttttttttctttattaagaTACCAACTAGTTTTaggttaccaactctcatttgacTTACTGttaagtttatttattttttaattaccaaCTATTCCTGTCGTTCACTTACTTTTATCTAGCTTTTCTACTAACGTCTTATATGTGCCACCTCTTACATGAACTTACTACTTTAATTTAAGAGATTTATCCACTTTTCTCCTATTAAGGAATCAGTAAAACTCAGGTTAtctcaactctcatttgagccGATTAACATAAtgtatttagattttttaaatttactatGCTTTTTATTGGGTTGCTTAATTGAGAATAAAGTtgataagttaaaaaatgaagtcTAGATTTCTTGTAATAGTGAGTGAAATTAAGGTGTTGGTAAAAAGTTAAATAAAAGTTAGTAATAATAATAGAGGTTTTTTTGTTAGAGATAAAAGAAATAGGTCTTTTCCAAATAGATGTTGGCAACTAACTTAGTTATGAAGTACTACCAAAAGTTAGTTGATAATCCAATCATAAAAAGGGATTGTatatgaaacaaacaaaagtggAAACTCCATATGAAAATCAATATCCAAATAGATGATGATAAGAAACTAAAATGAGAGTTGAAAATTCAAGTCTAATTGTTAACTTAATAGGAGAAAAGTTgctaaatttgaaagaaaaaggttgTTAATTTCATGTAGAAAGTCGGTAAATTTACAGTGCTGCCAATAAAggtaaataaaagttgataaaagataagataagcttttttttttttttttgtgtcatggTAAGAGAAGTTagtaatttaaaaacaaaaaaccaagtTGGAAACTAATTCAATAAGAGTTAGTATCGCAAAACTAGTCGATAAATTGATCGGAAAAAAGGTTTGTCATCACTAAAATGAAGgttaataatttcttaaaagagttttacaagttgaaaaaaaaggaaaatttaggtAGCTGtaagaaatgcaaataaaagttggtaagtagTTAGACTAGCTTTTTGTTTTCACAATGATAAGAAAATTTaggatttaaaaaaagaaataataccaCCTAACGCCAAACTGATATACTCATatcacatttaccccaaactaatttttgtgtcacaaaaatttccaaactgaCACACTTGTGCCAACTTTTTGGTAGATCTCTGCCGCAATTGTCCCCAAAGTGGTGACCTATGGGATctttttagggtaaatgtggcTCAAGTACaccaatttagggtaaatgtagCATGAGTGTATTAGTTAGGGATTGCTCGTGACATacaaattagtttggaataaatgtgatatatgtgtactagtttaggagtTTTTTGATATAAACATTAGTGTGGAGTAAGTGTAACCCTGGTATATTGGTTTGTAGTTTTTGGTAATATTGCCCATTAGTAAATAATTGAAAGTTATGTCAAATAGGAGTTGGCAATGCAAAACTAGCTGACAACTTAATCGGAGAATATTTGATAACAATTCTGATTGAGTTTAGTAATCTCTAAAAAAGAGTTCATTCAATAAAAGGTTgataattaagaaaaatgatagagATAAGTCAATAGAAAAGTTGGCAagccttaaaaaaatattgataataaGTAAGTCAAATGATAataacttaattgaaaaaagtgaTAACTCACTCAAATAAAGGTTACTAAATTCATATTATGGTTGGCACATTTAATGAGTTGGTAAGAAACGCAAATAATAtttgtaaaagataaaaaaaaaatagtatgagAAGTTGGTAAGTTAGGAAACCAAATAAACATTGTTAATCGACTCAAATTGTAATTGGTAATGCAAAGCTTATTGGTAACTTAATTGGGCAAATGCTAGTAACCACTCCAATTAAGGTTGATAGTTTCTAAAATAAACTGGCAAATTTAACGGTTTAGTAAGcattaaaaacaaaaactagTAACTCCATAGAATATTTGGTAagttgtttaaaaaaatattgcaatttttttgtgtcataaaattTTCCAATCTTATATCAATGTGACAAATATACCATAGATGGAGCTATAATAGAGGGTATATATGTCACATATGCATAAGTTTGGGTTTTCTTGTGACAAAAAATAGTTGGGTATTTATGCCACAATCgacataatttgagatttttcatggtatttgccaaaaaaaaaaaaacatcgataAGCTAATCAAATCAAACTTGATAAACCAAAAGCTGTCAATAAAGAAATGAGCGGAAAACCAATAAATTACAAAAGTAGAGATCAGTGAATTTAGATAAGAGTTAATAAATTTGAGACTTTCGTAAGAGATCAGTAAATGAAAACGCAAGATGATAAATTCAGAAACCCAATAAACATAATTGAACAACTCAAGTTAGAGTTGGTAGCCCaaaattaattgataatttaattcaaaaaatCTGATAAGTCATTGAAATAAAGATTAGTTAATTCATATATGTTGATATATTTGAGACGATgataacagagagagagataaaagtgggaaaagtacactagaagtgccataacttttatacggcgttcacttgagtgccataactttcaaaacgttcacttaagtgccataactttcaaaaatcgttcacttgagtgccatgttgacgtggcggccAGAAAACCCGACGCGgcagccggaaagccgacgCGGCATGTCGAAAAAATTACTATAGCACGTCGGAAAACtgatgtggcacgccgaaaaagttcctgcagcactcaagtgaacgattttgctccgatgtaacactcaagtgaacgatttttgaaagttatgacacttaagtgaacgttttgaaagttatgatactcaagtgaacgccgtacacaagttatggcacttctagtgtacttttcccgataaAAGTTAATAAAATATGAGTAAAACTTGAACCATCAATAAAAGTGATTATTTCATAAAAGTATTTTAAGTTACCAATGAGTAATCGATGCGatcgtaacttttttttttttatcaacggTTTCTTTTAACTAactctttcaaaaattattagtacaaaaaaagataggaaaaatttcaaataaaggcctgaagtgtcttcattttctcaaataagggcctgaagtgattcttgtttcaaataaaaacatgaaataCCTTTATTGttccaaataagggtttgaagcgGTCAtgactgtttcaaataagggtttgaactCGCCGATCGGCCGACCGGCTAAATATTTTGGCCGGTCAAaagaattttcatcaaaatacaattttaacttagtttttagtcaaattaaattaataaatacaaaaaagaaacaaaaagttaaaataaaaataaaaaatacgggGCCGCCTTACCGCCTGTGGGGTAGTGGCGATACCGTTGAGGTTGCTTGCGCCTCGGCAAGGGCTAGTGACACTACTAATTAGAGGTGAGGGCCGGACTAGCCCTAACCGAGGTGTCGATGACCTCGACGGCCATCGTCGCCACCCCACCGACGGTGGTGcggcatgtttttttttttttttttgtctttttaattgttaaaaaacagataaaagggaaaaaaaagataaaagataaaaaaatggaaacatttaaatgacgaaaatgtctcTAACCAACTAGTGAGAGGCACTTTATTGAGAAAATATGgccactttatttaaaataatatctatttcaagcttttgtttgaaataataagagcacttcacactcttatttgaaataatatccatttcatgccattatttgaaaaaatgaaggcatttccggcctttatttgaaaattttccaaaaagatatgttcttttttcttttcttttttcaacagGAACATCAGAATCTTCCCATCCATTATCGGAAGAACATCAATATCTTTGCTGATATAGCCTTGAGGAGAcatgaattagaaaaatgaggCACTTTGTCTGTGAAAGAGACGGGCACTTAGTTATAATCCTTCACCGGAATCGGCGGACGATATTCCTAATGCCATGATCGACAGGTCTGTGATTTCCTACGTTTTGCAAactatttgattttcctctcgCTTTCCTTCCTTTGTTACGTTCCGTTGGTGCCGACTAGAGACTCACGAGAGGGAAgacgttcttttttctttttaaagggTAAATGACACATATGGACCGTGaacccaatatgtaatgtggtccatgagctttaaatttgttgaatGTAGTCCACGAACTTTAGCCTAAGTCTAAtgtcgtccatgaacttttaatttatttaatatgatccttgattatgttatacatgttcaattcagttcatgaactgtatgaaaatgttcaacatTTTCATACAGCTCATGGAGACTTCTCAAGATCGTTTCTTTGTGGAATCCAAAGCCTAAATTTTGGCCAAAGGACCAATATAAATTGGAATCAAATCGAAACACAGTGAAGTATTTATCCATTATGTCTGCACTGCGAACTTCCTCTACAATGGGGTTCATCCAGACTTGACAACGTCACCAAATTCCAATCTGTTCACATGCTGCATTTAGGTCCATCCAAGCATATTGATGTACTCATGTCGTCCAAATTGTTCTGCTTCTATTTGATCCATCCGGCCACCTTGACGTCCCCACGtcccatgtattttttttttttttccaacatccAAAAACCTttcgaactcttgacactttgGCCCAGTATGCTGTTCTCTACTTGCAAACTAAGGAAGCTCTCCACTAGTGCAGATTTCATGCTGTTAATATCCATCTGCAGATGAAATATTTATAAGAACTTGCGTATGTGGACAACATTTCAATTGCATACTCAAATAGATATATTAGTTTAGAGAGACTGTTCGTCGATGGGATGACAATTGGTCAATGAAGACAACTTGACAAGACCTAGTCaactcttcttttattttttgtatgaaGTAATTTAAGTATCTCTTTTGGCCCATGTATAACATTATAAGCCCAGTATATATAATTAATTTGCATTATTAGTCAAAACATATAAGTACCCaactttcataatgagattgcAAAATTGGTACTAAAGGCAAAATCACCTTTCTTGTAATAAAAACAGCGAAGAAATTAAATATTAGCAACATTTTCAATCTTCTTATTCCGTTCGTTGTTCTTTTCCTCTGAGTGGTTGCAGAAAGAAACCACTCTCTGATTGAACTTGGCTGAACACAAACTAAAACACCCCACCATTTTTAATCATCCTCCAATTCTTGCAATTGGCGTATTTAGAGGCGATCTCACGCTAGCCTCATCCCCACCGACACTCTTCCTTTGAGCCTTCAACTTGGCATCGTCCAAATAATGTTGGTACACATAAGAAACGAAGCCCCAAACGGCCAAGATCATGGCAATCACCTTGATGCCATCCATCCTCTCCCCAAAGAACACGACCGCTAGAATGGGCACAATTGGCAACCCCACTGCACTAATTGAGTTCGAAAACAAAGACGACACGTCGAATATCAACCCGACCGCGCCGATCATGAACGCTTGCCAAGCAATTGCTGTCCCGACCAAATTCATCACATAGCTCGCCTTCCCAAGCTCATAACGATCCATCTCCCTCCCCAAATGCTCCCACTCACCACTCACAAAAAATCCCACCATAATTATCACACTAGACACTAAAGATTGATACACAATCATATCCAAAACTGCCCTAAACGTCTCCTTCCTTATGACCCTCCTGAAGCAAAGTTGGGTTAAGGATAGGACAAGCCCATAACCAGCCGATGCCCCAATGGTGCACACAAACCCTATTGCATATTTCCCTTTGGATATCCCCTTGGGGTCTTCTGAGTTTGATTGGAACACAAGGAGGGTTGAGGCGATTGTGAGGAGGACTAAGGAATTGGTGATGTAGggggtgaacttttgggcatttaggaaaaaagagaagagggcATTGAAGGCCAATTGGGAGGAGCAAATGAGGGAGTAGGTAGAGACAGGGAGGTACATGAGGCCAATTGAGTAAAAATAGCAATTTAGGGCCACAATTGTGCCTAGAGAAAGATACACAAGGGCAAGGGTCCTGAGAGAGGGTGATTGGGATTGAGATTGAGCTTCTGGGTCTGTTTGGATGTGAGGGTAATTAGTGTTATTGGGGTGTTTGGATGTGGGGATAAAGTAGAGAAGGAGGAGGATTGGGAAGCCCACAAGCTGGATAAGTGTGGCCAGCCACTTGCTGTTGCCTCCTTTGTTGTAGTAGAGCCTTCCAAGGAGTGTGGCTGCTGATTGGCTAGATAGCACAAGGAGTGAGTAGAGAGCCACTCTTAGCCACCACCATGAGTTCTTGGTTGTAGGGGTTAGTGTTGCTTGATTATTGGTGATAGTGCTTGTGGGGTGGGATGAGTTCTCTTCTTTGGTTTCTTGATCACCTGCTCAAAAGTTGGATAGCAATTTAATTAAAGGTTTCGattaataaaaagagaaagatacGAGTATATAGAATCACACGTGGGACCCAAGCAAGTTCATCTCCAATTCACAATGGTGCCTCCCCTAGTTGATTTAGGGTGCACTTGACCTAACTCCCCACAAAGACTTTTCGTGGCCATTATTGATGAATGATTACGTCCTTTCTGGTCAAAGGCCATTCATAAATATCTACCAAAAGCATTGGATTGGTGTCAAACAAAGCAAAAAGTACGTGTACTCGACCAAAAAATGAGGGGCTTGGTATAAGAACCGTCTACGTACCTTGGTCATGCAAAATGGGGTGGAATTTGCTGCAAAAAGTGATGATGCAAAGGAACATACTTTCCCACGGTACTTTCTAATCAGTTGACAGAGCTAACCGTATAAAGGTTATTTATCACACTGAATATTGATCGATGTGGAGGATCAAGAGGCCGGACCTCGTTTTTTCtgggggaattttttttaatcgatgaATGCGATGGAGCTATTAGCCATGATGTTTCCTACAATGTTGTCCAATGTCCAAGCTTTCAGCTTTCCACTCAAATGCTATGGGAAGCTTCACACTTTCCATATCTCTTTTCCTTGTCGAAGTCATGTATGTTGACGCATCGAAACTTTCTTTCTATGATGTTAATCTCAGTTCCAACCATTTAGACTCATATAATGGGCAATTGATTAAGTACCAACTCATTTTGACATACTTTCAATTAGACATACTGTAATTTTAAAATTGTCAATCACGCATGATTCTAACTCTTTTAATTGGGTGTAGTTTTTTGCTTTAACAACCATATAGCCCCCCTTAGTCCATGAGATATCTAATGGAAATCACGAATGCATAAGACTCAATTCTAAACCCACGAAGATCCTTAATTAGTATTGTCGAAAATCGAATTGTACCATGGCCTAAAAAGAGTAAGTTAGATCCTTAATTAACCACTAAACCACCTATGCTTTTTCCCTATCAAAGTTTACAGTTGAGGGCACCTCATCACCCGTTTGGCCAAAAGCAAAATGGATGCTCAAGGTAGGTCCAATTTTAAGTCATCACTGGATAAAGCACAGCGCATCATGCTTAATTTTCTTGAACTGATATAGACGTTGAGTTTGGTGAGGAACATTTGCTCAGAAGTTCATATAAAATACCAACTATTGGTAAGAAAGTGGGCATAAATACCAAGATAAGAATTAAAAGAAAGGCGATTCATTGGACCACCTACCGAAGATCGACGCCTAACAACTTCAGATCTGTTGCACCGAAAGGATGGCGAAAAAGTTTTATAGGTCAAGAAAGGTGCTTTTGTAGTTTTTGCTTGTCCTGGTGAGGAAGCAGAAGCTAAAAGTCCCAGAATTTCATCAAAAGTCCAGGAGTAGGTGATCACGATGTTAGAAGTTTTAGCTTGTTCACATGAAGCATTTAACCATCTGGATCTTCAAGCAAAACAAACGAACACAGAGTAGCAGGGAGAGAGATGAATATATGCATGGCGACTATTCTTCCACGGTTCGAATtatcatttttcatgtaatgATCGATGGATAAATTCCATTGCAGGAATCAAATTATTCTGATATCGGTAAGTTCTTCGGGAATCAGACTTACCCGGTATGTCGAGTTGCAGTTCctgaggatgatgatgagctAGTTCTCCCATGTCGGGAATGAGAGAGAACCCAGAAGAGAGTGATAGAGTACTATGAAAGCTGGGCGAGTGTGAAGACAGAAGCAAACACGAGACGAAAGAAGAGGAGGTTTCTATGTATGTACGTGTTCCGAGTGCTACTCTCTCTAACATATATATACCTGATAAATAtccattttcgtcaaaatattaatcattaaaaaagaaaattaatgtgTTAGATAACGTGCATATAAGAAACCGGGCCTGCAAAGTTTGATATGTTAAATAATGTAATGGACCAAAGGTTGACATTAAGCAAGTGGATGATATTCAGTCCCGTTAAGAAGTTCAGTAAATCGTCCAGTATCTTAAACATCATAGATCAATCTTAGCTTCTTACCTCGGGTGGGAAAAGTGTcagaaaagttctaaacctgttgtttttgtgccgatttagtcctaaatcttttaatgatgttaatttagttctaaacattttgatttagAGCAAATTTAGTCTTTGTAGCAAATTTTGGTCAGGTATTACTGATGTGGACGCTGGTCAACCTACGTGGCACAGTTGGAACTAAAGTGGATAGTGTCcgttaatattttaataaatattgaatttttttttatttttttatttcatttttcctttcttttcatttatgtcctctttctttcttttctcctctttctccGTGATCAGCAAGGGCTGGCCTTGCTCGAGCAAGGCTGGCTCTCATCGCCACAAGAGATGGTCGGCCTCATCGGGGCAAGGGTGAACGTCAGCGAGGCCAGGCATCGCCCGGGCGATGGTGACCTCGTCGGGCCTCACCTTGGCCTTGGCGACACTACACGATGCCGCCTTGGCCCATGTGACATTGGGCAAGGTAGCCCTTGCCCAGGCACGAAACGCTGCCTTGGGCCCAGGCGACGCCCGAACAAGGTCGCCCTCACTCAAACGAGGGTCGGCCTTGCCGATCACCAAGGCCAAGGCGAGGCCAACCCTTTCCCAAGAGACACATGGCCTCGCCAGATCGGGAGAGGGTGGCCTCATTGGCGTTCGCTCTTGCCCCGACAAGGCCGATATAACTCCCTCGCCGACCACCAGGAAagtagaggaaaaaaagagagaaaaagaaatctgaATTGACTCTaggtcaaaatgtttatgattaaattggcacaaatataataaatttactatttttttgacactttgccTACCTAGGT
The sequence above is drawn from the Rhodamnia argentea isolate NSW1041297 chromosome 9, ASM2092103v1, whole genome shotgun sequence genome and encodes:
- the LOC115731325 gene encoding purine permease 21-like; this translates as MGELAHHHPQELQLDIPGDQETKEENSSHPTSTITNNQATLTPTTKNSWWWLRVALYSLLVLSSQSAATLLGRLYYNKGGNSKWLATLIQLVGFPILLLLYFIPTSKHPNNTNYPHIQTDPEAQSQSQSPSLRTLALVYLSLGTIVALNCYFYSIGLMYLPVSTYSLICSSQLAFNALFSFFLNAQKFTPYITNSLVLLTIASTLLVFQSNSEDPKGISKGKYAIGFVCTIGASAGYGLVLSLTQLCFRRVIRKETFRAVLDMIVYQSLVSSVIIMVGFFVSGEWEHLGREMDRYELGKASYVMNLVGTAIAWQAFMIGAVGLIFDVSSLFSNSISAVGLPIVPILAVVFFGERMDGIKVIAMILAVWGFVSYVYQHYLDDAKLKAQRKSVGGDEASVRSPLNTPIARIGG